The stretch of DNA CGGCTTTGGGAATCCCAGCATTCCGTATTCTGACCAATGCGACGCTCGAACGTCTTTCCGAAGTCCGTCCGATGTCGACGTCGGAACTTGAGGTCATTTCCGGCATCGGCCCCGCGACGATGGAGCAGTTTGGGTACGACATCGTCGAACTGATCACCGGCTTCATGCGGTCCCGTGACGAAGTTGCCGAATTGCCGTCTTCTGAACTAATCCCAGAGCCTGAAGTTTCAGAGCTTGAAATCCCAGAACCTGAGATTTTAGAACCTGAGCTAGTCTCAGGTTCCGAGCTAATTCAAGAACCAGAGCTGAATTTGGAACCGGAATCTGAGCTGGCGCTTGCTACCCAAGACCCGTCGGCATTGGAAAACGAGCCTTGTTCGGAAACGGAAGCACCTTCTGCGGTTCACACGGACCAACCCAGTGACGTGACCGCCCGAGCCGCCGGCACGCTTAGTTCAGAGGCCTCAGCCGACGCTTACTGGACTTGGCGGCTGTTTCGCGATGGTTACAGTGAAACGCAAATTGCAGCGATTCGACGGTGCGGCGTAGAGTCGCTGCTAGAAGACTTGATCTGGGCAGCAAATAACGGCCAATCGGTCTCGCTGGAATGGATTAGCGACGAGCCGGCTCGACAACGATTATCGGCCGCGTTGACCACATCGACCAGTGTCGGTTAGTCACTTAGCTTGCCAAGCACTACAATTACGTGGCCGGCGGTCTTTGGAAGACCTGATTTGCCGACGCTCTCGAAAAACTTGACGGAAAATAAGGCTGAAAATCAGCTCATGGATAATCAGAACAACGAAAAAACACCTCCAGGCCAAGAAGCTCAGCCCGCTCGACGCGGCAATAACTCGCTGCTGATCGCTTTGATCTTGGCTGCGCTGGTCATGATGCTTTTCTACAGCCGCACGGATGATCGCTCGGTCGTTTCAGCCAGTTTCTTCCTCGAACAGCTCGAAAAAGAAAATATCGAGCGAGTTCGAATCGACGAGGATCGGGTAATTGGTGAATTTAAGATTCGGCCCGATATTCCGGCATCCGCGAAGGCCGAAACGGCATTGGCCACCGGCAGCGATGGCGACGAACAGAAGTACCTGAAGGAATTCGCATTCAGTCGCCCTACGGATGCTGGGTGGGTGGTGAAGCTGGAAGAGCGACTTGAAAACTCCAAATCCAAGATCGACTACGGCTATGCGCCTCGTGACAACACCGCTCAGTTGCTTTACTTCTTGGCGATGGTCGGGTTGCCTTTGGCGGTGTTGCTGTTCTTCTTCATGATGCTGCGGCGAACCCGTAGCGACATCATGGGCGGTGGATTCCTGTCTGGATTCAGCAAAAGTCCTGCCAAGCGGTTCGAAGCGAGCGAGAAAATGATCTCGTTTGACGATGTTGCGGGACTCGAGGGGGTTAAAGCCGACCTTCAAGAGATCGTTGATTTCTTAAAGACACCCGAGAAGTTTCAAAAGTTGGGTGGGCGGGTTCCCAAGGGTGTGCTGCTCAATGGGCCTCCCGGAACAGGGAAAACGTTGCTCGCTCGCGCCGTCGCTGGTGAAGCTGGCGTGCCGTTCTTTTCAGTCAACGGTAGTGAGTTCATTCAAATGTTTGTCGGCGTCGGTGCTAGCCGAGTGCGTGACCTCTTCAAAACAGCCAAAGAAAACAGCCCGGCGATCATTTTCATTGACGAAATTGACGCAGTGGGCCGTCAACGAGGCGCCGGCCTGGGTGGTGGACACGACGAGCGAGAACAAACGCTCAACCAGATCCTTGGCGAAATGGACGGCTTTACCGGAAGCCAAGCTGTCATTGTGGTAGCGGCCACGAACCGCCCCGATGTGCTTGACCCCGCTCTGCTTCGCCCCGGACGTTTTGACCGACACATCACAGTCGGTCGCCCCACGATGAAGGGCCGCGAGGCGATCTTCAAGGTGCACGTTCGCGACGTTCCGTTGGCCGATGACGTCGACCTTCGACGCCTCGCCGCCGGCACGGTCGGCTTAACCGGTGCCGATATTCGCAACATGGTGAATGAGGCTGCGTTGTGGGCAGCCCGCAACGACAAGAAGATCGTCGACATGAGCGACTTTGACTACGCTCGCGATAAGATCCTAATGGGTGCCAAACGCGAGGAAGTCCTTCAAGAAAGCGAAAAGGAAAAGACCGCTTACCACGAAGCGGGACACACGTTGACCGCTTGGCACCTTGATGGTGCTCACATCGTTCATAAAGTCACGATCATTCCTCGCGGTCGCGCTTTAGGTGTCACTCAGTATGTCCCCAACGAAGATCGTCTGAGTGTTTCCAAACGAGAGCTTGAACATCAGTTGATCGTGCTACTCGGGGGCCGAGCTGCCGAGAAGATTATCTACAGCGAAACATGCGTCGGTGCCGAGAACGACCTCGAACGGGCAACCAGCATTGCTCGTCGGATGGTCACTCATTGGGGAATGAGCCCTAAGATCGGTCCGGTAAGTTACAAGACCAGCGATGAAGACCCGTTCCTCGGACGCGAAATTCATCAGTCACGTCAATTCAGCGAGCACACGCAAGAACTGGTTGATGAAGAGGTTGCCCGATTGTTGATGGAGGCCGACCAAAAGGCCGAGCAACTACTTCGCGAACATCGTAGCGAACTCGAAAAGATTACTCGCGCTCTGTTGGAACATGAAGAACTTGGCGAAGCCGAACTGACTGACCTGATTGGTGAGTCGATCCAGGTTCGAATGCGAAAGAATGATGTTCCCGGCAAGATCGTGGCACCCGAAAGTGCTGCCGAACACCGTCCAGGACCTGTCATCAATCAAGATCAACCTTCGACTTAGTCCAGCGGCAACAGTCCAGCATGAGTAAGAAAAAGCGGCCCAAGCAACGAGCGGAGTTTCGCAAGAACTACCAGGGCCGCGTTCGAACTGGCGATTTGACTCGTGACTTTCATGATGGCAAGTCAGATCAATTGGCCGATGTTCGAAAAAGTGAACGCGTCAGCGGCAAGGGTGAGCTGACGCGTAAACGAACGGTCGCCGAGGACGAGTCCGTCAACGCTGGTGCCGGTAACGAAAACTTGCTTTACGGACGGGTGATCAGCGTACACGGACTCAAGTGTCGTGTACTCGATGACCAAGGCAACGCATTCGAATGCGCAATCCGGCAAGTCTTGAAATCAATGAGTATCGACGGACGAACCGCCGTGGTTGCTGGCGATCGCGTACGCTTTCGAGCCGAGTCGTCGATCGATGGCATGATTGAACAAGTCGAACCGCGACACGGCATCATCAGCCGAACTAGCCGAGGTCAGCAACACATCCTCGTCGCTAACGTCGACTACCTGTTGATCATTGCCAGCGCCGCAAGCCCCGAGATTAAACCGGTACTCATAGACCGCTTCTTGCTTACGGCTGCGCAGTGCAATGTTCAACCCATTCTGGTCGTGAACAAAGTAGACCTGATAGAGCCAGTGTTGTTGCAACAACTCATTGGCGTTTACGCGTCGCTGGGAACGCGCGTTCTAATGACATCGGCCGAAACCGGCGTGGGCGTTGATTACCTACGCCATCTGCTTGCCGGAAAGCAAACCGTCCTAGCGGGGCAGAGCGGGGTAGGGAAGAGCAGCCTGCTAAATGAAGTCCAACCGGGCTTAGGTTTAGCAGTGGGTAGAGTTAGCGATGACAATGACAAAGGACGCCACACCACAACTGCATCACGACTGATTCCCCTGGACGCGGGTGGTGCGGTCTTTGACACACCCGGGATCAGGCAGTTTAAGCTGTGGGACATTTCGGCCAGCGAAGTTGCCGGATTGATGCCCGATCTTCGTCCCTATGTTAGTGCTTGTCGGTATCCCGATTGCCTGCACCTAAGCGAAGATGATTGCGCCGTAAAAAACGCCGTCGCCGACGGTCGAGTCGATGCGCGTCGATACGACGCTTATTGCCACCTGCTCGAAAACGACCTGCTGCTCGATTCCATTTAAACTCAAGTGCCAAGCCATCTCTGATGCCTGCTCAATGCTACATCGGGGCATCGTCGTCGAACGAAAAGTCGTCGTCGTCATACTTGTCAGCGTGTTCGTTGTCGTCGTCGCTTCCAAGACCGACTTCCCCCGTGTCCCCTTCAATCAACTTTCGCATTAATTCGTCAATCGGATCATGGCGGATGGCAAGCGAGTCGTTGTGAGCGAGTTTGCGAAGATGAGGTCCAAACGAATTGGATTCGTTGACAACAACACTTAGCATTCGTTTGATCTGAGTATTGCTGATTTCGCCGTCTTCAATCGGCAATGCAGCCTCCACGACAACCTCGTCGGCACCGCTCAGTCGCCCAATGACCATTTGGTCGTTTCGATGTGCCATGGCTTCCCAAACACGACAACGCCCTGCGTGATCAAATTCGTCGAGGTGGACAAGCGGCTGGCTGCGGATAAGCAAGCACTCGCCATCTTCAAGCAGCCGAACATTGACTCCGGTTTTATTGCCAAACATCAAAAACCAAGATCCATGCTCAGCGTCTTCGCCCGCGCGAAAATAACGCAGTTCTTCTTCCTCAAAAAAAGCTTCGATTCGAAATTGGTTTACCGCCACGTCGTGCTCCTAAAATTTGAGTTCGTATCAACTCAGCCAACCTGATTGTCGCGGCTAGAGCCGAAAAGTCAAAATTTCAGTCTCTTCCTATACCCCAGAGAGAGGATTTAGCGGCCAAATCCGTGCCCAAAAGACTCTTTAGGAAAATTGACAACCAATGAAGCGGCAAGGTTCGGCAAGGTTCAGGGCGAATTCACGATGAGGCAGTCGCTGCGCTCACTTTTTGGACTCCTCGCGATGGACAGCCTACGCGATGATCTCACGACGGTTCTTTACGTAGTCCCACAACACGAACCGGTCCAAGTCACGCCCACTGGTGAAAAACACACGTCCCTTGGTCGTCTGAGCCAAGCGTTGAGCGAAACGAACATCCTCTTCGCTTTGTGACCAACTGGGAATCAAAAAAATGTTGATCGTGATGTCCTCTTTCTTACACATCATTGCTTCCCGCATCGTTGCTTGCTCGGTCCGCGGATCCGGCGGGTAGAGCATGAATAGTTTTTCCTCTTCGAAATGGGCGGTGGGCAGGCCATCGGTGATCAGCACGATCTGCCGATTTGGCGTATCACACGTCGCCAAGTTGCGACGCGCAAGTTGCAAGGAGTGTTGAATATTGGTGAAGTGAGGGTGAATCTGGGCCTCACTGATGTTGGGATCGCTCATGTCCGCGTACAACTGCACCCACGGATCATGGATGGTGACCGGCTTGGGCATCATCTCTATGATCTCGCCCGGAGTTCGCAATTTCGCAAAGGTATACATCTCGATGAATCGCAAGAAATCACCTGGGTATTCGCTTTGAATCAATCCCTGCAAGGCGAGAGCCATCCGCTTGACGTTGATGTATTGACCGTCATACCGCATCGAACCGCTCATATCCATGATGACGGCGGTAGCACATTTGGGATGGTTGCGAGTCTTATGAACTTCGATATCGTCGCTACGCAATCGAATCGGACGCTCGTCACCTTGCCGCAATAACGCATTGATTATCGTTTGCGGCAAATCAATGTTGGCGACACTATCGCCAAATTCATACGACTTGGTTTGCTGTAGCTCGACGGCTCCTTCACCAACAACGTCACCTTCGTGGCGGCCAGTACGCGAAGGGGCTAGTTCACTGAAAATCCGTTGGAGCAAACGTCCTTGAAAGATTTTGTAGGCCTGAGGGGTCAACCGAAAACCTTTCCCATCAGGATTTTTTTCCAATCCCTGACGTTCGGCCTGCTCCCGCATCAAGTTTTCGACTTGGCGACGCATCTCTTCGAGCTGCTCCATATCGCCAGGCTGAGCAAACTCAGACAGTAGATCCATGTCGATGATCCCGATCTGAGCGTTCTTGGCCGCTTCTTCGAGCTGTTTGAGCAACTCGTCGATCTTCTCCAGTTCATCTTTGACTTCAAGTGCCTTGGGAACACTCATCGACTCGTTGCCAGTGAACGTGTACTTCGTCGCCAATTCCTCGATGTTGTGCTTATCGCTCATACGTGCCGCAACTTGCATCAGCCCGCGAGCAAGTTCGCCGTTGTCATCGTCGGTGCGGTACCAAAGCTGTTCGATCATGTACGGCTGTTCGTACGTGACGGCTTGATGGAACGCTTTTTCCATCTTCTTGGGCACGTTCAGGTTTTTCGCAGTGTTTCGAAACGCCTTGCGGGCTTTCTTTTCAACCGCTTTTGTTTCGTAGGTCTCAAGGATCTTGCGTTTGCGTTCTTCAAGCATGGCACGAAGCATGTCCAAGCTCGGACCTAGTCCCGCAATCTGGCTCGGATCCAACTTAACGGCCCGTGCGAGTTCTTCTTCGGTAAGTTCTTTGTAGTTGCCGTACATCATCGCTTGCTCAAACGCCGGTGAGACCAAATCCGGTGGCGGTTGATTGGGCGGTGGGAACTGAACCGGATCGTACTTTTGATAGGCGTGAATCACGCCGCCGGGACGGTACATGCGGGAAGTCTGACGTTTGGAAGGTGAAGGGTGAAAGCTCGCCGCGGGAGCCAATTGGGATTATGACTCGTCGCGTAGAACGATCTAAATTTCGTACTGAATCTTTCCGTGCCGCTGACTACGGCTAATTTTGTCCAAGGCGTAGAGTCCGGCTAATACAAACTCAACACAACTTGCACGAACGGCTTCATTGTCGGAAGAATTCACTTCGAATGCCTTGTCCCACGCTGGCGGGACACTCTGCAACCGCTCTGCGTAATCACTGCTGGGAAGCATATCACCCACTTCGATCCGAACGCCGCTGCGGAAGATCTCAGCGATCTCGGCAAGCCCGTGTTCTTCGATGTACTCGGCAAAAACAACTTGAATCGCTTGCGCAATGGTAGCATCAAGCACTTGTTTTTCACCCATTTGATGAGTGCCCATCAAATCGAGTTCCAACTTGCCCAACGATGACGAATACAAATGCCCAAAATCGCTGATTCGAGGCACAGCCGGCTTTTCATTGTGAATGATGCCGCGCTGCCGTGCCGACGCTACCAACGTTCGGAAGTTCGCTAGTGAGAAACGAGCAGATACACCCGAGGCCTGATCGACATACTTGCTAAGTCGGGCTTGGTTTGTAATTTCCTCGACGAGTTGGTACATGAAATAGGGAACCTGAACGGGATACTCGCCCTCAAGTTCACGCCCCACCTCTTGCTGCAGAATCGCAATTCCCTGATCACGCTCGCTGGGATAGTGCGTTTGAATGATCGTACCGATGCGATCCTTCAACTGGGGAA from Rubripirellula amarantea encodes:
- the ftsH gene encoding ATP-dependent zinc metalloprotease FtsH; translated protein: MDNQNNEKTPPGQEAQPARRGNNSLLIALILAALVMMLFYSRTDDRSVVSASFFLEQLEKENIERVRIDEDRVIGEFKIRPDIPASAKAETALATGSDGDEQKYLKEFAFSRPTDAGWVVKLEERLENSKSKIDYGYAPRDNTAQLLYFLAMVGLPLAVLLFFFMMLRRTRSDIMGGGFLSGFSKSPAKRFEASEKMISFDDVAGLEGVKADLQEIVDFLKTPEKFQKLGGRVPKGVLLNGPPGTGKTLLARAVAGEAGVPFFSVNGSEFIQMFVGVGASRVRDLFKTAKENSPAIIFIDEIDAVGRQRGAGLGGGHDEREQTLNQILGEMDGFTGSQAVIVVAATNRPDVLDPALLRPGRFDRHITVGRPTMKGREAIFKVHVRDVPLADDVDLRRLAAGTVGLTGADIRNMVNEAALWAARNDKKIVDMSDFDYARDKILMGAKREEVLQESEKEKTAYHEAGHTLTAWHLDGAHIVHKVTIIPRGRALGVTQYVPNEDRLSVSKRELEHQLIVLLGGRAAEKIIYSETCVGAENDLERATSIARRMVTHWGMSPKIGPVSYKTSDEDPFLGREIHQSRQFSEHTQELVDEEVARLLMEADQKAEQLLREHRSELEKITRALLEHEELGEAELTDLIGESIQVRMRKNDVPGKIVAPESAAEHRPGPVINQDQPST
- the rsgA gene encoding ribosome small subunit-dependent GTPase A, with translation MSKKKRPKQRAEFRKNYQGRVRTGDLTRDFHDGKSDQLADVRKSERVSGKGELTRKRTVAEDESVNAGAGNENLLYGRVISVHGLKCRVLDDQGNAFECAIRQVLKSMSIDGRTAVVAGDRVRFRAESSIDGMIEQVEPRHGIISRTSRGQQHILVANVDYLLIIASAASPEIKPVLIDRFLLTAAQCNVQPILVVNKVDLIEPVLLQQLIGVYASLGTRVLMTSAETGVGVDYLRHLLAGKQTVLAGQSGVGKSSLLNEVQPGLGLAVGRVSDDNDKGRHTTTASRLIPLDAGGAVFDTPGIRQFKLWDISASEVAGLMPDLRPYVSACRYPDCLHLSEDDCAVKNAVADGRVDARRYDAYCHLLENDLLLDSI
- a CDS encoding YbjN domain-containing protein; amino-acid sequence: MAVNQFRIEAFFEEEELRYFRAGEDAEHGSWFLMFGNKTGVNVRLLEDGECLLIRSQPLVHLDEFDHAGRCRVWEAMAHRNDQMVIGRLSGADEVVVEAALPIEDGEISNTQIKRMLSVVVNESNSFGPHLRKLAHNDSLAIRHDPIDELMRKLIEGDTGEVGLGSDDDNEHADKYDDDDFSFDDDAPM
- a CDS encoding vWA domain-containing protein, which encodes MYRPGGVIHAYQKYDPVQFPPPNQPPPDLVSPAFEQAMMYGNYKELTEEELARAVKLDPSQIAGLGPSLDMLRAMLEERKRKILETYETKAVEKKARKAFRNTAKNLNVPKKMEKAFHQAVTYEQPYMIEQLWYRTDDDNGELARGLMQVAARMSDKHNIEELATKYTFTGNESMSVPKALEVKDELEKIDELLKQLEEAAKNAQIGIIDMDLLSEFAQPGDMEQLEEMRRQVENLMREQAERQGLEKNPDGKGFRLTPQAYKIFQGRLLQRIFSELAPSRTGRHEGDVVGEGAVELQQTKSYEFGDSVANIDLPQTIINALLRQGDERPIRLRSDDIEVHKTRNHPKCATAVIMDMSGSMRYDGQYINVKRMALALQGLIQSEYPGDFLRFIEMYTFAKLRTPGEIIEMMPKPVTIHDPWVQLYADMSDPNISEAQIHPHFTNIQHSLQLARRNLATCDTPNRQIVLITDGLPTAHFEEEKLFMLYPPDPRTEQATMREAMMCKKEDITINIFLIPSWSQSEEDVRFAQRLAQTTKGRVFFTSGRDLDRFVLWDYVKNRREIIA